One genomic region from Reichenbachiella ulvae encodes:
- a CDS encoding sigma-70 family RNA polymerase sigma factor gives MSQTEVLSYRPFLIAVATNLVGCRSTAEDMVQETFFSWLKVDTSKIQDVKSYLTRTVTNKCLNYLKSLKQKKEDWIENVQPSFSSLSINPDFSNLDLKCEVTHALSEVFKKLAPTERAVFVLKELFNFDYSDLTSILDKKADNCRQIFSRAQLRLSEEKDRFHIDVDKLKKTVVDFKNATLGEFSGLIENLKSDIK, from the coding sequence ATGTCACAGACTGAAGTTTTATCATATCGCCCGTTTCTTATAGCAGTAGCTACCAATCTGGTGGGGTGTAGATCCACAGCAGAAGACATGGTGCAAGAAACTTTTTTTAGTTGGTTGAAAGTAGATACCAGCAAAATTCAAGATGTAAAGTCCTATCTAACGCGGACTGTCACCAATAAATGTCTCAATTATCTTAAGTCTTTGAAACAAAAGAAAGAAGATTGGATAGAGAATGTTCAACCTAGTTTTTCTTCACTCAGCATTAATCCGGATTTTTCCAATTTGGATTTGAAATGTGAAGTAACCCATGCTTTGTCTGAAGTGTTCAAAAAGCTTGCTCCTACAGAACGCGCGGTATTTGTTTTGAAAGAGTTGTTCAATTTTGATTATTCTGATTTGACTTCAATACTTGATAAGAAAGCAGACAACTGCCGACAAATTTTCAGCAGAGCGCAATTAAGACTTTCAGAAGAAAAAGATCGCTTTCATATTGATGTTGATAAATTGAAAAAGACGGTTGTTGATTTCAAAAATGCCACATTGGGGGAATTTTCGGGTTTGATCGAAAATCTAAAATCAGACATCAAGTAA
- a CDS encoding class I SAM-dependent methyltransferase produces the protein MYEKIEICPSCNSKDFSNHLICDDHSLTKESFAIMKCQNCGLLVTSPRPDKDSIGKYYQFDDYISHTDKANNLTNWLYKIVRQYTIKQKTKMLSALVEKKNILDYGCGTGQLLEHLKEDEWTVTGIEPDPRARELAIQKTKADIHSSLAELGKKKFDIITLWHVLEHVHDLNDTIDQLAMHLPKKSHMVIALPNYESYDQRFYKEYWAGYDVPRHLYHFNQQTIKELMKYHSFKLVKTKPMKFDSFYVSLLSEKYKNGKAKLLKAFLIGLLSNRWARKHQGNYSSIIYIFKKV, from the coding sequence ATGTACGAGAAAATAGAAATCTGTCCCAGCTGCAATTCGAAAGACTTTAGCAATCACCTTATATGTGACGATCATTCTCTGACTAAGGAAAGCTTTGCAATCATGAAATGTCAAAACTGTGGACTACTAGTAACCAGTCCCAGACCAGACAAAGATTCAATTGGCAAGTACTATCAATTTGATGATTACATATCGCACACAGACAAAGCCAATAACTTAACCAATTGGCTGTATAAAATAGTTCGCCAATATACCATCAAGCAAAAAACCAAAATGCTTTCCGCTCTCGTGGAAAAGAAAAACATTCTTGATTATGGTTGTGGTACAGGCCAACTCTTAGAACATCTAAAAGAGGATGAATGGACTGTGACAGGAATAGAACCAGATCCCAGGGCAAGGGAACTAGCGATTCAAAAAACAAAAGCTGACATCCATTCCTCACTAGCTGAACTAGGCAAGAAGAAGTTCGATATCATAACCCTATGGCATGTACTAGAACATGTCCATGATCTAAATGATACCATCGATCAACTAGCCATGCATCTACCTAAGAAAAGCCATATGGTAATTGCTTTGCCTAACTATGAATCCTACGATCAGAGATTTTATAAAGAGTACTGGGCAGGCTATGATGTACCTAGACATCTATATCATTTTAATCAGCAGACTATAAAAGAACTGATGAAATATCATTCTTTTAAATTGGTTAAAACAAAACCTATGAAATTCGATTCATTCTATGTTAGTCTCCTTAGTGAGAAATATAAGAATGGAAAAGCAAAATTATTAAAAGCCTTCTTGATTGGATTGCTATCGAACCGATGGGCAAGAAAACATCAAGGCAATTATTCCAGCATCATCTACATCTTCAAAAAAGTATGA
- a CDS encoding hydrogen peroxide-inducible genes activator, with protein MTLVQLEYIVALDNFRHFAVAAEKCFVTQPTLSMQIQKLEDSLGVLIFDRSKHPVQPTEIGKKILEQARIILGESSKINEIIDEEKHDIKGDVRIGVIPTLAPYLVPLFISSFVEKFPFINLQISEHMTDSLVEKLKKDEIDIALLVTPLANESFHEIPLFYEEFFIYVSHHHALYQNEKVDPEALKPEGLWIINEGHCFRNQTLTICNSSKTERYNDRVWYESGSLEALKKLVDKRGGYTLVPELFTFDLSKDEKSKIRKFSEPIPTREVGLVVKKSFVKHKLINALKEEIIQMLPPTLLSKKNMKVVKF; from the coding sequence TTGACGCTCGTTCAGCTCGAATATATTGTTGCCTTAGACAACTTCCGCCATTTTGCCGTAGCGGCAGAAAAGTGCTTCGTTACCCAACCAACCCTGAGTATGCAAATCCAAAAACTGGAGGACTCCCTGGGTGTATTAATTTTTGATAGATCCAAGCATCCGGTTCAGCCAACTGAGATTGGCAAAAAAATACTGGAACAGGCCAGAATCATTCTAGGAGAATCAAGCAAAATCAATGAAATCATAGATGAAGAAAAACATGATATTAAAGGTGATGTAAGAATAGGAGTCATCCCAACTCTTGCACCCTATTTGGTTCCTCTGTTTATTTCCAGTTTCGTCGAAAAATTCCCTTTCATCAATCTTCAGATTTCTGAACACATGACCGATTCTTTGGTCGAAAAGTTGAAAAAGGATGAGATAGATATTGCGCTGTTGGTGACACCACTTGCCAATGAATCATTTCATGAAATCCCTTTATTCTATGAGGAGTTTTTCATTTATGTTTCTCATCACCATGCGCTATATCAAAATGAGAAAGTAGATCCTGAAGCACTCAAACCAGAAGGTCTTTGGATAATCAATGAAGGTCACTGTTTCAGAAATCAAACTTTGACAATCTGTAACTCTAGTAAAACTGAAAGATACAACGATCGGGTTTGGTACGAGAGTGGCTCACTGGAAGCATTGAAGAAATTGGTAGATAAGAGAGGTGGGTATACGCTGGTTCCAGAACTATTTACTTTCGACCTAAGCAAAGATGAGAAAAGCAAAATCAGAAAATTTAGTGAACCCATTCCTACCCGAGAAGTCGGCTTGGTAGTAAAAAAGAGTTTTGTCAAGCACAAGTTGATAAATGCTCTTAAGGAAGAGATCATTCAAATGCTACCGCCTACTTTGCTATCTAAGAAAAACATGAAGGTCGTCAAATTCTAA
- a CDS encoding DUF4175 family protein yields the protein MIGLPLVKYALYERFMSDEEAARQIGEKFSDIGDKVLNTIQLNKGSKENALINASLEQRISELSIFEFSSGINFKTNLKYLKYLLFPSMILLTLLLVIPQFITESTSRIINYNTEYSESLFDLKMITDLKAFRNEPLKIELQLTGSAIPDKFYLASNGNSTATQLIGNKLVYTFPKVKEDFDFYLYSGSFRSEDYQVTVYNRPEVKNLKIRLDYPNYTRLKSKQIENNGNLTLPEGTKATWELVSTSSDQINLIFTKDTLQLDSKNDLFYGSKVLSQITDYEIQLANEHSLNKEPILYHVDIVKDKYPEIDVNVLRDTTLYQFLLFEGNIADDYGFQRLELHYELNSKRFKQNVSINRSNPSQPFFCQLNLDSLDLNQGDVLNYYLSIRDNDEINGYKETRTPKYSFRIPDKSEINDDIKKSAEHAKSEMSDALKKSEEVRKQIDDIQQDLKKQNNNNWQEKKKVNQLIENKEELEKEINKLLKEHKELTEKQNKFHKPNKELQEKAQQLQKLMDEMLDEETKKLYEELKKLLEEQNPEQNLDQLMDDLSQKEKNLQDELERALEMFKRMQFEYKMDEIVQELEKTQKKQESLSNQTKDKNSDLDQIKKDQEEINEEFDQIKEEMNQMEEMNQDLKQPENLEDMSSEKESIDQTQEEISEQLEQNKRKKSSEKQQDAADQMKQLQQKMQNMQAGMEMEMMQENLDNLRNILDNLLTLSFDQEQLMKSFEEVNQSDPRFVSLSQKQLKLRDDAVIIDDSLKSLASRVFQIQSFVTRELNEMNKNIEASLQSLKDRKKSEAISNQQYTMTAINNLSLLLNDVLKQMQEQMAMAMGMPKKGEKGKNQPKPNLSQLQQELNNKIEQLKKSGKSGRPLSKELAEMAAQQEMIRKQLEEIQNNLNDANGGKEGLSKNLQEIIKKMEESETDLVNKNIKQETIKRQQDILTRMLESEDALRERELDQKREAETAKDRAKQSRKEFEEYIKAKESELELLQTLPPKMNPYYKEEVNKYFERLNEQ from the coding sequence ATGATAGGTCTGCCGCTAGTCAAATACGCGCTGTATGAGCGTTTCATGAGTGACGAAGAAGCAGCCAGACAAATTGGGGAAAAATTCAGTGATATTGGTGATAAAGTTCTGAATACCATACAGTTAAATAAAGGATCGAAAGAAAACGCACTAATAAATGCGAGTTTAGAGCAGCGAATATCAGAACTATCTATTTTCGAATTCTCCAGCGGCATTAATTTCAAGACAAACCTAAAATATCTGAAATACCTGCTCTTTCCGAGTATGATCTTACTGACTCTTCTATTAGTTATTCCTCAGTTCATCACTGAGAGTACCAGTAGAATAATAAATTATAATACGGAGTACAGTGAATCTCTATTTGATCTGAAAATGATCACGGATCTCAAAGCTTTTAGAAATGAACCCCTCAAAATCGAATTGCAGTTGACAGGTTCTGCCATTCCGGATAAATTCTACCTTGCTTCGAACGGAAACTCAACAGCCACTCAACTAATAGGAAATAAGCTTGTTTATACCTTTCCTAAGGTAAAAGAAGACTTTGATTTCTATCTATATTCTGGTTCTTTCAGATCGGAAGATTATCAAGTTACCGTTTACAATAGACCAGAAGTAAAGAATTTAAAGATTAGGCTTGATTATCCTAATTACACCAGATTAAAGTCAAAACAAATTGAAAATAATGGTAATCTCACACTACCTGAAGGAACCAAAGCTACATGGGAATTGGTTTCAACAAGTTCAGATCAAATCAACCTCATTTTTACCAAAGATACTCTTCAACTAGATTCTAAGAATGACCTATTCTATGGAAGCAAAGTTCTGAGTCAAATCACAGATTACGAAATCCAATTGGCCAATGAACATAGTTTGAACAAAGAGCCGATCCTGTATCATGTAGATATAGTCAAAGACAAATATCCAGAAATCGATGTTAATGTATTGCGTGATACCACATTGTATCAATTTCTTTTGTTTGAAGGAAATATTGCAGATGACTATGGATTTCAAAGATTAGAACTCCATTACGAGCTTAATTCCAAACGATTTAAACAGAATGTTTCGATAAATAGATCCAATCCAAGTCAGCCGTTTTTTTGTCAATTAAACCTGGATTCTCTCGATTTGAACCAGGGAGATGTACTTAACTATTATCTCAGTATTAGAGATAATGATGAAATCAACGGATATAAAGAAACAAGAACCCCAAAATATAGTTTCAGGATTCCTGATAAAAGTGAAATCAATGATGATATAAAGAAAAGTGCGGAACATGCGAAATCAGAAATGAGTGACGCATTAAAAAAGTCAGAAGAGGTAAGAAAACAAATAGACGACATTCAACAAGATCTTAAAAAACAAAACAATAACAACTGGCAGGAGAAAAAGAAAGTCAATCAGCTGATTGAAAACAAAGAAGAGCTAGAAAAAGAAATAAACAAACTGCTGAAAGAACATAAAGAGCTGACTGAAAAACAGAACAAATTCCATAAACCGAACAAAGAACTTCAAGAAAAAGCCCAGCAATTACAGAAATTGATGGATGAGATGCTCGATGAAGAAACTAAAAAACTCTACGAAGAACTAAAAAAACTATTGGAAGAGCAGAATCCAGAGCAGAATTTGGATCAATTAATGGATGATCTTTCTCAAAAAGAAAAGAATCTGCAGGATGAATTAGAGAGAGCCTTAGAGATGTTTAAACGCATGCAGTTTGAATATAAAATGGATGAAATAGTTCAGGAACTCGAGAAAACCCAGAAAAAACAAGAATCCCTTTCAAATCAGACTAAAGACAAAAACTCAGATTTAGATCAGATCAAAAAAGATCAAGAGGAGATCAATGAAGAATTTGATCAGATAAAAGAAGAAATGAACCAGATGGAGGAAATGAATCAGGATCTAAAACAACCTGAGAATTTAGAAGACATGTCTTCTGAGAAAGAATCCATTGATCAGACGCAAGAAGAAATATCCGAACAACTAGAACAAAACAAGCGTAAGAAATCCTCCGAAAAACAACAGGATGCTGCAGATCAAATGAAACAACTTCAGCAAAAGATGCAAAACATGCAGGCTGGGATGGAAATGGAAATGATGCAAGAAAATTTGGATAACCTCCGAAACATTCTTGACAACCTATTGACGCTATCATTTGACCAGGAACAACTAATGAAAAGCTTTGAGGAGGTCAATCAAAGTGATCCACGATTTGTTTCACTGTCTCAGAAACAATTGAAACTAAGAGATGATGCAGTCATCATTGATGATAGTTTGAAATCATTGGCGAGTAGGGTGTTTCAAATTCAAAGCTTCGTGACCCGTGAGCTCAACGAAATGAATAAAAACATAGAGGCCAGTCTTCAAAGCCTTAAGGACAGAAAGAAATCTGAAGCCATATCCAACCAACAGTACACTATGACTGCCATCAACAACCTTTCACTATTGTTGAACGATGTTCTCAAACAAATGCAAGAACAGATGGCTATGGCTATGGGAATGCCTAAAAAAGGAGAGAAAGGTAAGAATCAGCCCAAACCCAATCTTTCTCAACTTCAACAAGAGCTCAACAATAAGATAGAGCAACTCAAGAAAAGTGGTAAATCAGGAAGGCCATTATCTAAAGAACTAGCCGAAATGGCAGCTCAACAAGAAATGATCCGCAAGCAACTAGAAGAAATTCAGAATAATCTAAATGATGCCAATGGGGGTAAGGAAGGTCTTTCTAAGAATCTACAGGAGATCATTAAAAAGATGGAAGAAAGCGAAACCGATCTTGTAAACAAAAATATCAAACAAGAAACCATCAAAAGACAACAAGACATCCTGACTAGAATGCTCGAGTCAGAGGATGCATTAAGAGAAAGAGAGCTAGACCAGAAAAGAGAAGCTGAAACAGCTAAAGACCGAGCTAAACAATCTCGTAAAGAATTTGAAGAATATATCAAAGCCAAAGAATCAGAACTAGAACTATTACAAACCTTACCGCCTAAAATGAATCCGTATTATAAAGAAGAAGTAAACAAATATTTCGAAAGGTTAAATGAACAATAA
- a CDS encoding ATP-binding protein codes for MDAIKIQIPSLSENIRIIESFIDNAKEKFQFDDDIYGNIMIAVTESVNNAIIHGNKSDKSKNVDLSLNFEESMIRCIIQDEGDGFNYDDLPDPTAPENIEKPGGRGIFLMKNLCDEVKFEDNGKRVELSFYLA; via the coding sequence ATGGACGCCATAAAAATTCAGATACCTTCTCTATCAGAAAACATTCGAATCATTGAAAGTTTCATTGATAACGCCAAAGAGAAATTTCAATTCGACGATGACATCTATGGTAACATAATGATCGCCGTTACAGAATCTGTAAACAACGCTATCATACATGGCAACAAGTCTGACAAATCTAAGAACGTAGATTTATCTCTCAATTTTGAAGAAAGCATGATCAGATGCATCATTCAAGATGAAGGGGATGGATTCAACTACGATGATTTACCTGATCCTACAGCTCCAGAAAACATAGAGAAACCTGGAGGCCGTGGTATTTTCCTCATGAAGAACCTTTGCGACGAAGTGAAGTTTGAGGACAATGGTAAGAGAGTCGAACTTAGCTTTTATCTAGCCTAA
- the ybeY gene encoding rRNA maturation RNase YbeY gives MDNIQFFYEDTSFELKDHERISQWITHTVEQEGFNIESINYIFCSDEYLHQVNVDYLNHDYYTDIITFDNSENEEHIESDIFISIDRVEDNAEQQGISFSEELRRVIIHGILHLVGYNDKTEEEKSLMREKENAYLSLPQFQ, from the coding sequence ATGGATAATATTCAATTCTTTTATGAGGACACAAGTTTCGAACTTAAAGACCATGAAAGAATTTCTCAATGGATCACTCATACAGTAGAGCAAGAAGGATTCAATATAGAATCTATCAATTATATCTTTTGTTCTGACGAATACTTACATCAAGTCAACGTTGATTATCTCAACCACGATTACTATACCGACATCATCACCTTCGACAATTCGGAGAATGAAGAACATATCGAATCAGATATATTTATCAGCATCGATAGGGTAGAAGACAATGCTGAGCAACAAGGTATTTCTTTTAGCGAAGAACTAAGGAGAGTGATTATACATGGCATACTTCACTTGGTCGGATACAACGACAAAACAGAAGAGGAGAAATCACTCATGAGAGAAAAAGAGAATGCTTACTTATCTTTGCCGCAATTTCAATAA
- a CDS encoding ComF family protein, whose translation MKIKHYWNGFVSLVFPQTCLKCSRPMVDGEELLCLHCHLDLPKTNYHQLELNPLYSFLSGSLEIEQAFAFLKYDKNGIAQKLIHQLKYGGNKEVGFTLGRWMARDIKFHVEEKSIDFIVPVPLHFARKLKRGYNQSLEIAKGMSEVLGIPIKDDVIKRISMKGSQAKKGRIDRLSNKHKEYLLVNPELLKDKSVLLLDDVITTGATISTIGQILLDAGVSNLSVACLATGK comes from the coding sequence ATGAAAATAAAGCACTATTGGAATGGTTTTGTCTCACTTGTCTTTCCTCAGACATGTCTGAAATGCTCTAGACCTATGGTGGATGGTGAGGAACTATTATGTCTGCATTGTCACCTGGATTTACCTAAAACCAACTACCATCAATTGGAGCTCAACCCCTTGTATAGTTTTCTTTCTGGATCTCTAGAAATAGAGCAAGCATTTGCCTTTCTGAAATATGACAAAAACGGAATTGCCCAAAAATTGATTCATCAACTCAAATATGGAGGTAATAAAGAAGTCGGGTTCACCTTAGGTAGATGGATGGCTAGAGATATAAAGTTTCACGTGGAAGAGAAATCAATAGATTTCATCGTGCCTGTTCCTTTGCATTTCGCTAGAAAATTGAAGCGTGGATATAATCAGTCATTAGAAATTGCAAAAGGGATGTCTGAAGTTCTCGGCATTCCCATCAAAGATGATGTAATCAAACGGATATCTATGAAAGGGAGTCAAGCCAAGAAGGGTAGAATCGATAGGTTATCCAATAAGCACAAAGAGTATCTATTGGTTAACCCTGAATTACTTAAGGATAAATCGGTGTTACTTTTAGATGATGTGATAACTACCGGTGCTACCATTTCTACAATTGGACAGATACTATTGGATGCTGGTGTTTCTAATCTGTCAGTAGCTTGTTTAGCAACAGGCAAATAA
- the mnmG gene encoding tRNA uridine-5-carboxymethylaminomethyl(34) synthesis enzyme MnmG, with the protein MFPQYDVIVVGAGHAGCEAAAAAANMGSKVMLITMNMNTIAQMSCNPAMGGVAKGQIVREIDALGGYSGIISDKSMIQFRMLNKSKGPAMWSPRTQNDRMRFAEEWRLALERTPNVDFWQEMVTGLLVKDGRVEGVKTSMGLEIKGKTVVLTNGTFLNGLIHIGEKRFGGGRTGEKAATGITEQLVQLGFESGRMKTGTPPRVDGRSLNWDVMETQPGDDTPGKFSFSDTEPLKEQRPCHITYTNPEVHEILKTGFEQSPMFTGRIKGLGPRYCPSIEDKINRFAERDRHQIFVEPEGWDTIEIYVNGFSTSLPEDVQYKAITKIPGFEKVKMFRPGYAIEYDFFPPTQLDPTLETKLVKGLYFAGQINGTTGYEEAASQGLMAGINAHNQVHEKDPFVLSRSDAYIGVLIDDLINKGTNEPYRMFTSRAEFRILLRQDNADIRLTPLGHSLGLASDERLNKVNEKIKQTEQLLEDLKTIKVKPEEINGLLDEKNSARIKEKAPLLNFIRRPELEIEDLINHNEELKKITSSLDNEVVQQASILTKYETYIEKEKSLAEKMGDLDTKQIPAGFNYKEIPALSAEAKEKLSNIKPTNLGQASRISGVNPADISVLMVYMAR; encoded by the coding sequence ATGTTTCCACAATACGACGTAATTGTAGTAGGAGCCGGGCATGCAGGATGTGAAGCAGCAGCTGCAGCTGCAAACATGGGATCAAAAGTTATGCTCATCACGATGAACATGAATACGATCGCTCAAATGTCTTGTAACCCTGCCATGGGAGGAGTAGCGAAAGGACAGATCGTAAGAGAGATTGATGCACTCGGAGGATACTCAGGAATCATCTCTGATAAATCCATGATCCAATTCAGGATGCTAAATAAATCTAAAGGTCCTGCTATGTGGAGCCCAAGAACCCAGAACGATAGAATGCGTTTTGCTGAAGAATGGAGATTGGCTCTAGAAAGAACACCTAATGTAGACTTTTGGCAAGAAATGGTCACTGGACTACTGGTTAAAGATGGTAGAGTGGAAGGAGTGAAAACATCAATGGGACTGGAGATTAAAGGAAAAACTGTAGTTCTAACCAATGGTACTTTCCTTAATGGGCTCATCCATATAGGTGAAAAAAGATTCGGAGGGGGTAGAACTGGAGAGAAAGCTGCCACTGGTATCACAGAACAACTCGTTCAACTAGGCTTTGAGTCAGGAAGAATGAAAACCGGTACACCTCCTAGGGTAGACGGTCGATCACTTAATTGGGATGTGATGGAAACACAACCAGGAGATGATACTCCAGGTAAGTTTTCTTTTAGTGATACTGAGCCCTTAAAAGAACAAAGACCCTGTCATATAACTTATACCAATCCTGAAGTACACGAAATACTGAAGACAGGTTTCGAACAATCTCCTATGTTCACAGGTCGTATCAAAGGATTGGGACCAAGATATTGTCCTTCAATAGAAGATAAAATCAATCGCTTTGCAGAAAGAGATAGACATCAAATCTTCGTTGAACCTGAAGGGTGGGATACCATTGAAATATATGTCAATGGTTTTTCTACTAGTCTTCCAGAAGATGTTCAATACAAAGCCATTACTAAAATACCAGGTTTCGAAAAAGTAAAGATGTTTAGACCTGGATATGCCATTGAATATGATTTCTTTCCTCCCACACAACTTGATCCAACATTAGAAACCAAACTGGTTAAGGGACTATACTTTGCAGGACAAATCAATGGTACCACAGGATATGAAGAAGCAGCCAGTCAAGGATTAATGGCTGGAATCAACGCACACAATCAAGTCCATGAGAAAGATCCATTCGTGCTAAGTAGATCAGATGCTTATATAGGTGTATTGATAGATGACCTCATCAATAAGGGAACCAACGAACCTTATAGGATGTTTACCTCACGTGCCGAGTTTAGAATCCTACTAAGACAGGACAATGCTGATATTCGTTTAACTCCTTTAGGTCATTCATTGGGATTGGCATCAGATGAAAGGCTCAATAAAGTCAATGAAAAGATCAAACAAACAGAGCAACTACTAGAAGATCTCAAAACTATAAAGGTAAAACCAGAGGAAATCAATGGACTACTAGACGAAAAGAACTCTGCTAGAATCAAAGAAAAAGCTCCATTGTTGAATTTCATTAGAAGACCAGAACTTGAAATCGAGGACTTAATCAATCACAATGAAGAGCTGAAAAAGATCACTTCTTCGCTAGATAATGAAGTCGTTCAGCAAGCTTCAATTCTAACCAAGTATGAGACTTACATTGAAAAAGAAAAAAGCCTGGCAGAAAAAATGGGTGATCTAGATACCAAACAGATTCCAGCAGGATTCAACTACAAAGAGATCCCAGCTCTATCAGCAGAAGCCAAAGAAAAACTATCTAATATCAAACCAACAAACTTAGGACAAGCATCAAGAATCAGTGGTGTCAACCCAGCTGATATCTCTGTCTTGATGGTTTACATGGCGAGATAA
- the gldJ gene encoding gliding motility lipoprotein GldJ, with translation MKKFIPFLNASAFALGLGFALSSCGGGGGHATSQSPGAYSSATGLEYNEEGAFEVNDFRGQPEGPNLRFIEGGRVILGSFEEDIMHTNNNLERTVTVASFYMDETEVANIHWLEYLHYIRLDSSVAFYKSALPDTTVWSRELAYNDPYVDHYLRYPGFRFFPVVGVSWKQAQDYCTWRSIVVNQKLAEEAGYYEDNGAEAEAPVSPNQRIPLETGFVLPNYRLPTEAEWEYAAQALIGTQWLDENHTHRRLYPWDGHALRNPYGKKIGTFLANFKRGRGDYAGIAGKLNDGAMITTYIYDYPPNDFGLYNMAGNVNEWVQDVYRPLSYQDFSDLNPVRNDGFLDEEDGYDFANYNSLISDRVRVYKGGSWADVAYWMSPGMRRFLEEDSATSTIGFRCAMIRAGTNY, from the coding sequence ATGAAGAAATTTATTCCTTTCTTGAACGCCTCTGCGTTCGCATTGGGATTAGGTTTTGCATTAAGCTCTTGTGGTGGAGGTGGCGGACATGCGACTAGTCAGAGTCCCGGTGCATATAGTTCTGCTACAGGACTAGAATACAACGAAGAGGGTGCTTTTGAAGTAAATGATTTTAGAGGACAGCCGGAAGGCCCGAACCTAAGATTCATTGAAGGTGGTCGTGTGATTCTTGGTTCCTTTGAAGAGGATATCATGCACACGAATAATAACCTTGAAAGAACAGTAACTGTTGCTTCGTTCTATATGGACGAAACAGAAGTTGCCAACATTCACTGGTTAGAGTATTTGCACTACATTAGATTAGACTCATCAGTTGCATTTTATAAATCTGCACTTCCTGATACTACAGTTTGGTCTAGAGAGTTGGCTTATAATGATCCTTATGTAGATCATTATTTGAGATATCCTGGCTTCAGATTTTTCCCAGTAGTAGGTGTTAGTTGGAAACAAGCTCAGGATTACTGTACATGGAGATCAATCGTTGTAAATCAAAAATTAGCTGAAGAAGCAGGATATTACGAAGACAACGGAGCTGAAGCTGAAGCGCCAGTAAGTCCTAACCAGAGAATTCCATTGGAAACTGGTTTTGTACTACCTAACTACAGACTCCCAACAGAGGCTGAGTGGGAATATGCCGCTCAAGCATTGATCGGTACACAATGGCTGGATGAGAACCATACTCACAGAAGACTTTACCCATGGGATGGTCACGCATTGAGAAATCCATACGGAAAGAAAATCGGTACCTTCCTCGCTAACTTCAAAAGAGGTCGTGGTGACTATGCGGGTATCGCTGGTAAACTGAACGATGGAGCGATGATCACAACTTACATTTATGATTATCCTCCAAATGACTTTGGTCTATACAACATGGCTGGTAACGTGAACGAGTGGGTTCAGGATGTTTACCGTCCATTGTCTTACCAAGATTTCAGTGACCTAAACCCAGTAAGAAACGACGGGTTCTTAGATGAGGAAGATGGTTATGACTTTGCTAACTACAACTCACTAATTAGTGATAGAGTTAGAGTTTACAAAGGAGGATCTTGGGCTGATGTAGCGTACTGGATGTCTCCAGGTATGAGAAGGTTCCTTGAAGAAGATTCAGCGACATCTACTATTGGATTTAGATGTGCTATGATCAGAGCAGGTACTAACTACTAA